A single window of Caldimicrobium thiodismutans DNA harbors:
- a CDS encoding molybdopterin-containing oxidoreductase family protein, producing MTEKKVVYSLCCMCTGRCPIMVEVEGGVIKHIWGNPHVFGAKSLCPRGAAGVAFEYDNERPQYPMIRDGERGSGKWRRVSWDEALDFIADKLKTIIENYGAKAIALSDRGGPHTELQKLFLRSIGSPNYFTHHATCSNSVHNAHMSVAGHARNTVGYDYKNCKYMVVFGRNLLESLITGEARNVIEMINSGGKMVYIDVRWNYTASKAYKFFIINPGTDYALALALINVILNQHLYDADFVNKYVVGLDYLRSFIQPYTPEWAEKETGIPAEEIRKIAYEAADAKPSVIFHPGWMTAWNSQDFHFRRAIYILNALMGSYEAKGGIVISKGAGDAGVKIKQPTSIAPKVTEERCDGAGIKYPWIRAQWGMLQVLPEVIETGEPYPVKAYIAMRHDPLASMPDPEVWIKAFDKLDLVVAIDVNWSWTAWYADVILPEATYLERTDNILVRKGLKPQLALRQKVIEPRFDAKSRFQIFKALAERLGKGEYFPWKDEIEMVNWQLEGTGFTFEDFSKKGIIDLTKDPIWYDRNNLKFNTPSGKIEAYSEFLEKAGVPSLAPYERPESPPEGMLRLVSGKVALHTQGRTTSNNPYLNEIYPENHLYIHPEASKKFGVKDGDLVEVSSNGVSEKIRVRVSPYVHPEVAFMLHGFGDPVPVRTRSFGRGASDVRLMKEKLKVTVGGNCPLFETFVKINKI from the coding sequence ATGACTGAAAAGAAAGTGGTTTATAGTCTTTGTTGCATGTGCACGGGGAGATGCCCCATAATGGTTGAAGTTGAGGGGGGAGTTATAAAACACATCTGGGGAAATCCCCATGTATTCGGGGCAAAAAGTCTTTGTCCCAGAGGTGCAGCAGGAGTTGCCTTTGAATACGACAATGAAAGACCTCAGTATCCTATGATAAGGGATGGAGAAAGAGGTTCTGGTAAATGGAGAAGGGTCTCTTGGGATGAGGCCTTGGATTTTATTGCAGATAAATTAAAAACTATTATAGAAAATTATGGAGCTAAGGCTATTGCTTTAAGTGATAGAGGAGGGCCTCATACAGAGCTTCAAAAACTCTTTCTTAGATCTATAGGATCTCCTAACTATTTTACCCATCATGCTACCTGTTCCAACTCTGTGCATAATGCCCATATGAGTGTGGCAGGGCATGCCAGAAACACCGTGGGATATGATTATAAAAACTGTAAATATATGGTTGTCTTTGGAAGAAATCTCCTTGAAAGTCTGATTACAGGAGAGGCAAGAAATGTTATAGAGATGATAAATTCAGGCGGAAAGATGGTTTATATTGATGTGCGCTGGAACTATACTGCATCAAAGGCTTATAAGTTTTTTATTATTAATCCTGGAACGGATTATGCCTTGGCTTTAGCTTTAATAAATGTTATTTTGAATCAGCATCTTTATGATGCAGATTTTGTAAATAAATATGTAGTTGGTCTTGACTACTTGAGAAGCTTCATTCAGCCTTATACTCCTGAATGGGCTGAAAAGGAGACTGGAATTCCAGCTGAGGAGATAAGAAAGATTGCTTATGAGGCAGCTGATGCTAAGCCTTCAGTGATTTTTCATCCAGGATGGATGACCGCATGGAATTCTCAGGATTTCCATTTTAGAAGGGCTATATATATTCTCAATGCCCTTATGGGAAGTTATGAGGCCAAGGGTGGAATTGTAATTTCTAAGGGAGCAGGAGATGCAGGAGTTAAAATCAAACAACCAACTTCTATTGCCCCTAAGGTTACTGAAGAGCGCTGTGATGGAGCAGGAATCAAGTATCCATGGATAAGGGCTCAGTGGGGGATGCTTCAGGTTTTACCAGAAGTAATTGAAACTGGTGAGCCCTATCCAGTAAAGGCCTATATTGCTATGAGGCACGATCCCCTTGCCTCTATGCCAGATCCTGAGGTCTGGATTAAGGCCTTTGATAAACTTGATTTAGTGGTTGCCATTGATGTGAACTGGAGCTGGACTGCCTGGTATGCCGATGTGATCTTACCAGAGGCTACCTATCTTGAGAGAACAGATAATATTTTGGTTAGAAAGGGGCTAAAACCACAGCTTGCTTTAAGACAGAAGGTAATTGAACCCAGATTTGACGCAAAAAGTAGATTTCAAATTTTTAAAGCTCTGGCAGAAAGACTTGGTAAGGGTGAATATTTTCCTTGGAAAGATGAAATTGAAATGGTTAACTGGCAGCTTGAAGGAACAGGCTTTACCTTTGAAGATTTTAGTAAAAAAGGGATCATTGATTTAACCAAGGATCCCATCTGGTATGACAGAAATAATCTTAAATTCAATACCCCTTCAGGTAAAATTGAGGCCTATTCGGAGTTTTTGGAAAAGGCAGGAGTTCCCTCTCTTGCTCCTTATGAAAGGCCAGAGTCACCTCCAGAGGGTATGCTCAGGCTTGTTAGTGGAAAGGTGGCCCTTCATACCCAAGGAAGAACCACAAGTAATAATCCTTATCTAAATGAAATTTATCCAGAAAATCACCTTTACATTCATCCTGAGGCTTCCAAAAAATTTGGAGTGAAAGATGGGGATCTCGTTGAGGTCTCTTCAAATGGAGTCTCTGAAAAGATAAGAGTTAGGGTTTCACCTTATGTTCATCCTGAGGTGGCTTTTATGCTGCATGGCTTTGGAGATCCTGTTCCAGTTAGAACCCGGTCTTTTGGAAGGGGTGCAAGTGATGTGCGTCTGATGAAAGAGAAGCTTAAAGTTACTGTAGGTGGAAATTGTCCTCTTTTTGAAACCTTTGTGAAAATTAATAAAATTTAG
- a CDS encoding universal stress protein, whose amino-acid sequence MGELTLCKILVSTDGSEYSSGAERIALYLSKKCGVKTFYVCHVIYYNPEHFTMVPRDTETMLSKARAILDRLKEQASKEGISVEGLFPMSESIEAGIAESAEKIQADLIVMGRRGIRGLAKHFIGSATLGVIPKVKCPVLICPRTSEIRGQGILCAVDGSEVSLKALEFATKFSKKLELTLYLLSVITDKFGEDKAKKVLDEAKKFTLKEGVSSESLLYRGSPSQLILEIAKQKDLDFIVMGNRGLKGMQKIIFGSVAEDVVSKTDRPVLIVK is encoded by the coding sequence ATGGGAGAACTTACTCTATGCAAAATTTTGGTGTCAACAGATGGATCAGAATATTCAAGTGGGGCAGAGAGGATAGCTTTGTATTTAAGTAAGAAATGTGGAGTCAAGACTTTTTATGTGTGTCATGTAATTTACTATAATCCTGAACATTTCACCATGGTTCCAAGAGATACTGAGACTATGCTAAGTAAGGCAAGAGCTATTTTAGATAGATTGAAAGAGCAGGCTTCTAAGGAAGGAATATCTGTTGAGGGTTTATTTCCTATGAGTGAAAGCATTGAAGCTGGCATTGCAGAATCAGCTGAGAAGATTCAGGCAGATTTAATTGTAATGGGTCGAAGGGGTATACGAGGTCTTGCTAAACATTTCATAGGAAGTGCAACTCTTGGAGTTATACCCAAGGTGAAATGTCCCGTATTAATATGTCCCCGGACAAGTGAAATTAGAGGACAAGGTATTCTCTGTGCAGTAGATGGTTCAGAGGTCTCTCTCAAAGCTTTAGAATTTGCCACTAAGTTTTCTAAGAAACTGGAATTAACTCTTTATCTTCTCTCTGTTATCACTGATAAATTTGGAGAAGATAAAGCTAAAAAGGTCTTAGATGAAGCTAAAAAGTTTACCCTCAAAGAGGGGGTTTCTTCAGAATCTCTTTTGTATAGAGGAAGCCCTTCCCAGTTAATTCTTGAAATAGCCAAACAAAAGGATCTCGATTTTATTGTTATGGGAAATAGAGGGTTAAAGGGCATGCAAAAAATAATTTTTGGAAGTGTAGCTGAAGATGTAGTCAGCAAAACTGACAGGCCAGTTTTAATTGTGAAATAA